Proteins encoded in a region of the Zunongwangia endophytica genome:
- the hemA gene encoding glutamyl-tRNA reductase encodes MESSISKGRHFYTIGLSYKKADAEIRGHFSLTEDAKSKILNQAKREGIDGVLLTSTCNRTEIYGFAEHPFQLIKLLCEHTHGTVEEFEKVAYVYKSKQAIAHLFRVGTGLDSQILGDFEIISQIKLAFAQSKKVGLANAFTERLVNAVIQASKRIKNETEISSGATSVSFASVQYILQNIEDVSNKNILLFGTGKIGRNTCENLIKHTQNKHITLINRTKDKAEKIAGKFSLTVKDYADLQAEIRNTDVLIVATGAQNPTISKELLYCKKDLLILDLSIPKNVAEDVEELENVKLVHLDHLSQITDETLQRRKKFIPEAEVIITEVQAEFCKWLETRKFAPTIKALKKKLRMMKDAELDFQRKKIEDFNDEQAEIVSNRIIQKIMKHFANHLKEDSNTTDESLELIQKVFQLEEQAR; translated from the coding sequence ATGGAAAGTTCAATTTCTAAAGGAAGACATTTTTATACTATTGGTTTAAGCTACAAAAAAGCAGATGCCGAAATTCGAGGACATTTTAGTCTTACTGAAGATGCGAAGTCTAAGATACTTAATCAGGCAAAGCGAGAAGGCATCGATGGTGTTTTACTTACTTCTACTTGTAATCGAACTGAAATTTATGGATTTGCAGAACACCCTTTCCAACTTATAAAACTTCTTTGCGAACATACGCACGGTACTGTAGAAGAGTTTGAAAAGGTGGCTTATGTTTATAAAAGTAAACAGGCCATTGCACATCTTTTTCGTGTAGGCACTGGTTTAGACAGTCAAATTCTTGGAGATTTTGAAATTATTAGTCAAATAAAACTGGCTTTTGCACAGTCTAAAAAAGTGGGATTGGCTAATGCGTTTACAGAGCGTTTAGTGAATGCGGTAATCCAGGCAAGTAAACGTATTAAAAACGAAACCGAGATTTCTTCAGGAGCTACTTCTGTTTCTTTTGCTTCCGTTCAGTACATATTGCAAAATATCGAGGATGTTTCTAACAAAAATATTTTACTCTTCGGAACGGGTAAAATTGGAAGAAATACTTGTGAAAATTTAATTAAACACACCCAGAATAAACACATTACCCTAATTAACCGAACGAAAGATAAGGCTGAAAAAATTGCCGGAAAATTCAGTTTAACGGTTAAAGATTATGCAGATCTACAGGCAGAAATTAGAAACACAGATGTTCTAATTGTCGCCACAGGAGCACAAAATCCAACTATCAGTAAAGAACTTTTATATTGTAAAAAGGATTTATTGATTTTGGATCTTTCGATTCCTAAAAATGTAGCCGAAGATGTAGAGGAATTGGAGAATGTGAAATTGGTTCATTTAGATCATCTTTCTCAAATTACCGACGAAACATTACAACGTCGTAAAAAGTTTATTCCTGAAGCTGAAGTTATTATTACTGAAGTTCAGGCAGAATTTTGCAAATGGTTAGAAACCAGAAAATTCGCTCCTACAATTAAAGCGCTAAAGAAAAAGCTAAGAATGATGAAAGATGCAGAGCTTGACTTTCAGCGTAAAAAAATAGAAGATTTTAATGATGAGCAGGCAGAAATTGTAAGCAACAGGATCATCCAAAAGATCATGAAGCATTTTGCCAATCATCTTAAAGAAGACTCCAACACCACCGATGAGAGTCTTGAGCTTATCCAAAAAGTCTTTCAGTTAGAAGAACAAGCACGATGA
- the hemC gene encoding hydroxymethylbilane synthase → MNKVIRIGTRDSELALWQAKTVQSALEKLGHKTELVPVKSTGDLNLDVPLYEMGITGIFTKTLDVAMLTGKVDIAVHSMKDVPTALPKGIVEAAVLTRANTSDILIHKGIDFLDGDGTIATGSLRRKSQWLHRYPKHNVTDLRGNVNTRMQKLEDNDWNGAIFAAAGLERIEIKPENFIDLDWMIPAPAQGAMLVVALAEDEFTRNALGALNHYKSDIEVHVEREFLKTLEGGCTAPIGGLAKIDNDNIVHFKGALFSLDGKHKIGVEKRIAADQVAGFGKLCAQEVLENGGAELMAKIKEVLN, encoded by the coding sequence ATGAATAAAGTGATACGTATAGGAACACGAGACAGCGAGCTGGCTTTGTGGCAGGCAAAAACTGTACAATCGGCACTAGAAAAGTTAGGCCATAAGACCGAACTTGTTCCAGTAAAATCTACTGGAGATCTAAATCTGGATGTTCCACTTTACGAAATGGGAATTACAGGGATTTTCACCAAAACATTAGATGTTGCGATGCTTACCGGCAAAGTAGATATTGCGGTGCATTCTATGAAGGATGTACCCACCGCTTTACCAAAAGGTATTGTAGAAGCTGCTGTGCTTACACGCGCAAATACAAGTGATATTCTTATTCATAAAGGCATCGATTTTCTAGATGGCGACGGTACAATTGCTACCGGAAGTTTACGTAGAAAATCACAATGGTTACATCGTTATCCTAAACATAACGTAACCGATCTTCGCGGGAATGTGAATACTCGAATGCAGAAATTAGAAGATAACGACTGGAACGGAGCTATTTTTGCAGCTGCCGGTTTAGAGCGTATCGAGATAAAACCAGAGAATTTTATCGATCTAGACTGGATGATCCCGGCACCGGCGCAGGGAGCAATGCTTGTCGTTGCTTTAGCCGAAGATGAGTTTACAAGAAACGCACTTGGTGCTTTAAATCATTATAAAAGCGATATTGAAGTTCACGTAGAACGAGAGTTCTTAAAAACTTTAGAAGGCGGCTGTACGGCACCAATTGGTGGATTAGCCAAAATCGATAATGATAATATTGTGCATTTTAAAGGCGCTCTTTTTAGCCTGGACGGCAAACATAAAATTGGAGTAGAAAAAAGAATCGCAGCAGATCAGGTTGCAGGTTTCGGGAAACTTTGCGCTCAGGAAGTTTTAGAAAATGGAGGCGCAGAGCTAATGGCAAAAATCAAGGAAGTTTTAAACTAA
- a CDS encoding uroporphyrinogen-III synthase, translating to MATVLSTKKLSVSQKQLLLGAKMSFVEYDAIKIEKIDIATAPPCIENAIITSKNAFLAIKEKVSITNAFVVGSKTASLLQENNIQVLEIADNASELAEKIIENHQNKHFVFFCGNKRRDELPIQLSKKEVSFEEFTVYKTKLNYAEFKQEFDGVLFFSPSGVESFFSKNKIGNAIAFCIGSTTAEAVKKYTENIKIATQPSIENVIVQVVKKYN from the coding sequence ATGGCAACTGTACTTTCCACTAAAAAACTCAGTGTTTCGCAAAAGCAATTATTGCTTGGTGCAAAGATGAGTTTCGTAGAGTACGATGCTATTAAAATTGAAAAAATAGATATTGCTACTGCTCCACCATGTATAGAGAACGCCATTATCACCAGCAAAAATGCATTCTTAGCAATCAAAGAAAAAGTTAGTATTACAAATGCTTTTGTCGTAGGCAGCAAAACGGCTTCGCTACTCCAAGAGAATAACATTCAGGTTTTAGAAATTGCGGATAATGCTTCAGAATTAGCTGAAAAAATTATCGAAAATCATCAAAATAAGCATTTTGTTTTTTTCTGCGGAAATAAACGCCGCGACGAACTTCCAATTCAGCTTTCAAAAAAAGAAGTATCTTTTGAAGAATTTACCGTTTATAAAACCAAACTTAATTATGCTGAATTTAAGCAGGAATTTGATGGTGTTTTGTTCTTTAGTCCAAGCGGAGTAGAAAGTTTTTTCAGCAAAAATAAAATTGGTAACGCCATTGCATTTTGTATTGGTTCTACCACAGCAGAAGCCGTAAAAAAGTATACTGAAAATATTAAAATTGCTACCCAGCCCAGTATCGAAAATGTAATTGTACAGGTAGTTAAGAAATATAATTAA
- a CDS encoding endonuclease domain-containing protein, which yields MKIYYNPKLKELARQLRNNATKSEIKLWQQLKGRRMYDYDFHRQKPIDNYIVDFFCNKLQLAIECDGYSHQLPEVWEKDVKKNKD from the coding sequence ATGAAAATTTATTACAATCCAAAACTAAAAGAGTTAGCCCGTCAATTGCGAAATAATGCTACGAAATCAGAAATAAAACTCTGGCAACAGTTAAAAGGTAGAAGGATGTATGATTACGATTTCCACAGACAAAAACCAATCGATAATTACATCGTAGACTTTTTCTGTAATAAATTACAATTAGCCATCGAGTGTGATGGATATTCTCATCAATTACCAGAGGTGTGGGAAAAAGATGTAAAAAAGAACAAAGATTAA
- the hemE gene encoding uroporphyrinogen decarboxylase: protein MIKNDLFLKALKGESVERPPVWMMRQAGRYLPDFMKLKEKYDFFTRCRTPELATEITVMPIEQVGTDAAILFSDILVVPQALGIEIEMKPGVGPFLPKPVRSPLDVNDIIVPDVNEELGYVYDAIKMTKERLNDEVPLIGFAGSPWTILCYLVQGQGSKNFDKAKEFCFKRPDAAHVLLQKITDTTIAYLKGKVKAGVDAVQLFDSWGGLLSPTDYQIYSWKYMQQIIDALKDEIPVIAYGKGCWFALKEMSESGAAALGVDWTCSATNARYLSGGQITLQGNFDPSRLYSSPQEIKKMVNQMIDEFGTDRYIANLGHGILPDIPVRNAQAFVDAVKEYRPR from the coding sequence ATGATTAAAAACGATCTTTTCTTAAAAGCTTTAAAAGGAGAATCTGTAGAGCGCCCACCAGTTTGGATGATGCGCCAGGCAGGAAGATATCTACCTGATTTTATGAAGCTAAAAGAAAAATACGATTTCTTTACTCGCTGTCGTACGCCAGAGCTTGCTACAGAAATTACAGTGATGCCCATCGAACAGGTTGGTACCGATGCTGCTATTCTCTTTAGCGATATTTTAGTGGTACCGCAAGCCTTGGGAATAGAAATCGAAATGAAACCGGGCGTAGGACCATTTTTACCAAAGCCGGTTCGCAGTCCGCTTGATGTAAACGACATCATCGTTCCTGATGTTAACGAAGAACTTGGTTACGTTTATGATGCCATAAAAATGACCAAAGAGCGATTAAATGATGAAGTTCCTTTAATTGGTTTTGCTGGTTCTCCCTGGACAATTTTATGCTATTTAGTACAAGGACAAGGCTCTAAGAACTTTGATAAGGCCAAAGAATTTTGTTTTAAGCGTCCCGATGCTGCCCATGTTTTACTTCAGAAAATTACCGATACCACGATCGCTTATTTAAAAGGAAAAGTAAAAGCAGGAGTAGACGCTGTTCAGCTATTTGATTCTTGGGGTGGTTTATTATCGCCTACAGATTATCAAATCTATTCCTGGAAATATATGCAGCAAATTATTGATGCTTTGAAGGATGAAATTCCTGTGATCGCTTACGGTAAAGGTTGTTGGTTTGCGTTAAAAGAAATGTCTGAATCTGGTGCGGCTGCACTAGGTGTAGATTGGACTTGTTCTGCAACAAATGCACGATATCTTAGTGGCGGGCAAATAACATTGCAAGGAAATTTTGATCCTTCAAGATTATATTCCAGCCCACAGGAAATTAAGAAAATGGTTAACCAAATGATCGATGAGTTTGGTACAGATCGTTATATCGCGAATCTGGGTCATGGTATTTTACCAGACATTCCTGTAAGAAATGCACAGGCATTTGTAGATGCTGTTAAAGAATATCGCCCTAGATAA
- a CDS encoding DUF6973 domain-containing protein, with protein sequence MLKLFLPKPSYIFPIYKATRETLKSCDRLFGKKHYRDTQENAFRHAYWNFLIAEKLFRRNNSVEKSLNWTKKITDLHERLAPNKKLAQFMDLHNNEVGRKIFSNNPEDNAVSKLQYMMTSAVKISEPIALKLDKNQLVFIED encoded by the coding sequence TTGCTGAAGTTATTCTTGCCCAAACCATCTTATATTTTTCCTATCTATAAAGCTACTCGAGAAACTCTAAAATCTTGCGATCGGCTTTTTGGAAAAAAACATTATCGCGATACACAGGAAAACGCTTTTAGACATGCCTATTGGAATTTTCTTATTGCTGAAAAGCTTTTCCGAAGAAATAATTCGGTTGAAAAATCGCTAAACTGGACTAAGAAAATTACCGATTTACATGAACGCTTAGCGCCCAATAAAAAGCTTGCTCAATTTATGGATTTGCATAATAACGAAGTAGGACGAAAGATCTTCAGTAATAATCCTGAAGATAATGCGGTTTCTAAACTTCAATACATGATGACTTCCGCAGTAAAAATTAGCGAGCCGATAGCATTAAAATTAGATAAAAATCAACTCGTTTTTATAGAAGATTAA
- the hemF gene encoding oxygen-dependent coproporphyrinogen oxidase, with translation MKDQFYNYIQNLQDTITSKLEQIDGKASFKEDLWEREEGGGGRTRVIENGAIFEKGGVNISAVHGPLNPAMQEYFGVGDVNFFACGLSLVIHPKSPMIPTVHANWRYFEMYDKDGTTLDQWFGGGQDLTPYYLFEEDAIHFHQVSKNACDKHDPDFYLEYKKRCDLYFWNAHRNEARGIGGLFFDYLKDSEEHSIADWYNFVTEVGNSFLEAYVPIVEKRKELEYDQNHRNWQEIRRGRYVEFNLVHDKGTLFGLKTNGRIESILMSLPPHVQWVYDHHSEPGSEEAKIIEVLEKPKDWV, from the coding sequence ATGAAAGATCAATTTTACAACTATATACAAAACCTCCAGGACACGATAACTTCTAAACTGGAGCAAATAGACGGCAAAGCTTCTTTTAAAGAAGATTTATGGGAACGTGAAGAAGGCGGCGGTGGTCGTACGCGCGTTATTGAAAATGGGGCTATTTTCGAAAAAGGTGGCGTTAATATCTCGGCGGTACACGGCCCTTTAAATCCTGCAATGCAAGAATATTTTGGCGTTGGCGATGTTAACTTTTTCGCCTGCGGTTTAAGTCTTGTGATTCATCCAAAAAGTCCGATGATTCCTACAGTACACGCCAATTGGCGCTATTTCGAGATGTACGATAAAGATGGAACGACGCTAGACCAGTGGTTTGGTGGCGGGCAGGATCTTACGCCATATTATCTTTTTGAAGAAGATGCGATTCATTTTCATCAGGTTTCTAAAAATGCCTGCGACAAACATGATCCCGACTTTTACCTAGAATACAAAAAAAGGTGTGATCTATATTTTTGGAACGCGCATCGTAATGAAGCACGAGGTATTGGCGGATTGTTTTTTGATTACTTAAAGGATTCTGAAGAACACAGCATTGCCGACTGGTATAATTTTGTAACTGAAGTTGGTAATAGTTTTCTGGAAGCTTACGTGCCAATTGTCGAGAAAAGAAAAGAGCTAGAATACGACCAAAATCACCGCAACTGGCAAGAAATTCGTCGCGGTCGCTACGTAGAATTCAATCTCGTACATGATAAAGGAACGCTATTCGGACTAAAAACCAATGGCCGAATTGAGAGTATTCTAATGAGTTTACCACCGCATGTGCAATGGGTTTATGATCACCATTCAGAACCCGGCAGCGAAGAAGCTAAAATTATTGAAGTGCTCGAGAAACCAAAAGATTGGGTTTAG
- a CDS encoding four helix bundle protein: protein MVDYRKYKVWQKSHQLVLEMYSLTRNFPESEKFNLVSQINRASVSIPTNIAEGCGRETQKELIRFLYISSGSAHELEYLLLLSKDLKYINQEKYDGVTATIVEIKKMLASLIRKINSTIN, encoded by the coding sequence ATGGTAGATTATAGAAAATATAAAGTTTGGCAGAAGTCACACCAATTAGTTCTTGAAATGTATTCGCTTACGCGTAATTTTCCAGAATCTGAAAAATTTAATCTGGTTAGCCAAATTAATCGTGCTTCGGTTTCTATACCTACAAACATAGCTGAAGGTTGTGGCAGGGAAACACAAAAAGAGCTTATTAGATTCTTATATATCTCTTCAGGATCTGCTCACGAACTTGAATACTTACTCCTCCTCTCGAAGGATTTAAAATATATAAATCAAGAAAAATATGATGGCGTGACAGCAACGATCGTAGAGATCAAAAAAATGCTTGCTTCGCTTATCCGAAAAATAAATTCAACAATAAATTAA
- the hemB gene encoding porphobilinogen synthase, whose amino-acid sequence MLRRNRRLRTNDSIRSLVRENQLTPNDFQAPLFIVEGKGVKQEIASMPGYFRYSLDLLKKEVQELWSLGIKSVLLFVKVEENLKDNKGTEAINPDGLMQRAVKTVKDILPEMIVMTDVAMDPYSEFGHDGIIEKGQVLNDPSVEVLAKMALSHAVAGADFVAPSDMMDGRILAMRNILEENGYTNTGIMSYSAKYASAFYGPFRDALDSAPVDAKDIPKDKKTYQMDPSNRDEAIKETLMDIEEGADIVMVKPGLCYLDIVRDIKNNVNVPISVYQVSGEYAMIKAASERGWLDHDAVVMEQLTAIKRAGADFIATYFAKHAAQVIQK is encoded by the coding sequence ATGCTTAGAAGAAACCGAAGATTACGAACTAATGATTCCATTAGAAGTTTAGTACGAGAAAATCAATTAACTCCTAACGACTTTCAGGCGCCGCTATTTATTGTAGAAGGTAAAGGTGTAAAGCAAGAAATTGCTTCGATGCCGGGATACTTTCGTTACAGCTTAGACTTATTGAAAAAGGAAGTTCAGGAATTATGGAGCCTGGGAATTAAATCGGTATTGCTTTTTGTAAAGGTTGAGGAAAACCTAAAAGACAATAAAGGTACAGAAGCTATTAATCCAGATGGATTGATGCAGCGTGCTGTAAAAACCGTTAAAGATATCCTTCCTGAAATGATCGTTATGACCGATGTTGCTATGGATCCTTATAGCGAATTTGGTCACGACGGAATTATTGAAAAAGGGCAAGTATTAAATGATCCTTCTGTTGAAGTTTTAGCAAAAATGGCATTATCACACGCGGTAGCCGGTGCCGATTTTGTGGCGCCAAGTGATATGATGGACGGCAGAATTCTGGCCATGCGAAACATCCTGGAAGAAAACGGATATACCAATACCGGGATTATGAGTTACAGCGCCAAATATGCTTCGGCATTTTACGGTCCTTTTAGAGATGCGTTAGACTCTGCTCCTGTAGACGCTAAAGACATCCCGAAAGATAAAAAGACCTATCAAATGGATCCTTCTAATAGAGATGAGGCGATTAAGGAAACACTTATGGATATTGAAGAAGGTGCTGATATCGTTATGGTAAAACCAGGTCTTTGCTATTTAGATATTGTAAGAGATATTAAGAATAATGTGAATGTTCCAATTTCGGTTTACCAGGTAAGTGGAGAGTATGCGATGATTAAAGCCGCTTCAGAAAGAGGATGGCTGGATCATGATGCTGTGGTGATGGAACAGCTTACTGCTATTAAAAGAGCCGGTGCAGATTTTATTGCGACCTACTTTGCAAAACATGCTGCACAAGTGATTCAGAAGTAA
- a CDS encoding CNNM domain-containing protein — MGLLLLFAAFSIFFSFMCSILEAALLSFTPSFIKMKRHEGKKYAEVLANFKKDIDKPLIAILTINTVAHTVGSILVGVQAEKTFGDGGNAVGIVSGILTLGILILSEIIPKTLGATYWDRMGSFTANTLRVMIAPLKYTGILWLLMLTTRLIGKSAKVNTMSREEFAAITEAAEEEGVFEENESTVIKNMLVFKSVEAKDIMTPFSVAITEDESMSIADFHHSHKNLKFSRIPVYKEKSNNISGFILKDDVLEEMIKQNGESKLDSLKREVFVTTAEVPIPDLFDIFIRKRTHISIVTDEFGNVVGLVTMEDIIETLLGLEIMDESDSIEDMQKLARKNWERRAKRIGLIQRREEAQPEELENEKHVPENSSGDSKDNG, encoded by the coding sequence ATGGGATTACTCCTGCTATTTGCTGCTTTTTCGATATTTTTCTCTTTTATGTGCTCTATTTTAGAGGCTGCACTTCTAAGCTTCACCCCTTCTTTCATAAAAATGAAACGACATGAAGGGAAAAAATATGCCGAGGTTTTAGCGAATTTCAAAAAAGATATTGATAAACCGCTTATTGCGATTCTAACCATAAATACTGTGGCTCACACCGTAGGATCTATATTGGTAGGTGTACAGGCCGAAAAAACTTTTGGTGATGGTGGAAATGCGGTAGGAATCGTATCTGGTATATTAACCTTAGGGATTTTAATTCTTTCTGAAATTATACCAAAAACCCTTGGAGCAACCTATTGGGATCGAATGGGATCGTTTACTGCAAATACGCTAAGGGTGATGATTGCTCCATTGAAATACACCGGAATTTTATGGTTGTTGATGCTTACCACAAGATTGATTGGTAAATCGGCAAAAGTGAATACCATGAGCAGGGAAGAATTTGCTGCAATTACCGAGGCTGCCGAAGAAGAAGGTGTTTTTGAAGAGAACGAAAGTACGGTAATTAAAAACATGTTGGTTTTTAAATCTGTAGAAGCGAAGGATATTATGACGCCGTTTTCTGTAGCGATCACAGAAGACGAATCGATGAGCATAGCAGATTTTCATCATTCTCATAAAAACCTGAAGTTTTCCAGAATCCCGGTTTATAAGGAGAAATCGAATAATATTTCAGGTTTTATTCTGAAGGATGATGTGCTGGAAGAAATGATAAAGCAAAACGGTGAATCGAAGCTAGATTCTTTAAAACGAGAAGTTTTTGTGACTACTGCTGAAGTTCCCATCCCCGACTTGTTTGATATTTTTATAAGAAAACGTACTCATATTTCTATCGTAACCGACGAATTTGGAAATGTTGTTGGTCTTGTTACCATGGAAGATATTATCGAAACCTTACTTGGTTTAGAGATTATGGACGAGAGCGACAGTATTGAGGATATGCAAAAACTTGCCCGTAAAAACTGGGAGCGAAGAGCAAAACGTATTGGCTTAATCCAACGAAGAGAAGAAGCACAACCAGAAGAATTAGAAAATGAAAAGCACGTACCTGAAAACTCCTCTGGGGACAGCAAAGATAACGGGTAA
- a CDS encoding methylated-DNA--[protein]-cysteine S-methyltransferase produces the protein MKSTYLKTPLGTAKITGNEEGVSEIKITEEAELHPDDDLPECVVQAEIELAEYFNRNLQNFSFKMNPNGTLFQQKVWKALSEIPFGKTCSYLELSKKLGDPKAIRAVAAANGKNPLWIVIPCHRVIGSDGSLTGYAGGLHRKKWLLELESPAPQQSLF, from the coding sequence ATGAAAAGCACGTACCTGAAAACTCCTCTGGGGACAGCAAAGATAACGGGTAACGAAGAAGGTGTTTCTGAAATTAAGATTACAGAAGAAGCTGAACTTCATCCTGACGACGATCTCCCGGAGTGTGTAGTACAGGCAGAAATTGAATTAGCGGAATATTTTAATCGGAACCTTCAAAACTTCAGCTTTAAGATGAATCCGAACGGAACGCTTTTTCAGCAAAAAGTATGGAAAGCTTTATCTGAAATTCCTTTTGGAAAAACCTGTTCTTATTTAGAACTCTCAAAAAAACTTGGTGATCCTAAAGCAATACGAGCGGTAGCCGCTGCAAATGGGAAGAATCCGCTTTGGATTGTGATTCCCTGTCACCGGGTAATTGGAAGCGATGGTTCATTAACCGGTTATGCCGGCGGACTTCATCGTAAAAAATGGCTTTTAGAGTTAGAAAGTCCGGCACCGCAACAAAGCTTATTTTAA